The DNA sequence GGTCGGAATCTGGCGGCAACAATACGTCAGCTACCAGGGACTCCGTCCAATGCCAGAAATGGCGTTCAGTGATGAAGAATTCCGTGCAGCCGGTATGAATCCCCTCGAAGCGAAGCAAGCGCTGCGCATTTTTGGCGAACGCGATGCAGTGCCGCTCGAGCGTTTTCGGCGCGGTTACGCCGGATGGCTGCTGACCAACCAGCAGTTCTTGGACGAGCATGATATCCTGCTCACCGAGCATGCCGAAACCATACTCCGGTGGGGCACGCACCTAACCGGAATCGTCCTTCCGCCCCGCATGTTCCTTCCCGGAACCGATCCCACCGAAGACCCTGACTGGGGGGCTTTTAACTCAGCCTGCGAAGAGTTTTTCACCCGCTGGCGATTGCAGAGCCTAGCGGGCCCGTACTTGCCGGTTCCGCTCCAGGCTTTAATCGCTGGTTCGTTTCCTTGGACGGTGGTTAAGCATTTGATGCGGGCCGGTGGCGTCTTCTTTCTGCCGGACACGATGCCCATCCCAAGCCGCGATCAAATTCGCGGTCAGTTGGATGATGCGCTACATCACGGCGAACAACCGGATCATCTGAGTGAGTGGCTCAATATAGTTCGCGCAAGCAATAGCGCACGAAATCAACTCGATCGATTCGCACGCCTGTTTGAAATCCAACATTATTGGCGGCTTCTGTGCCAGCGACACACGTCGATCCTTGAAGGAAATATTGGCCGTGTAGAAATTGCGCTCGGTCGGTTTTTCGGCATCTCACTAGGTGCTATTCACGCCGACTTGATCGAGATCAGGGAACGCCTTGGGAAAGGCTGGCTCGATCGGCCTTGGCCAATTTGATGGAATCGCCACGAAGCGAACTTGAAACGCGATGCGTTGCCGGTCAGATGTTTCTCCGCCTCGCGCGACCAACTCCGACCAGCTCATGTGGCGAAGCACGACTGCGCGGCAATCTAGCCGCCGAATGTTGGAACGGAAATCAATCGCTCGGGATAGACAACTCATCTCCCTGAAAGAAAGTCTTGTCGACGCCAGCTACTTGAGCGTCAGCATGGATTTTGAGCGTCTCGCGACGAGCAAACTTTTGGCCAGAGGAGCGGCATCCGGCTGCGCACCTATTCCAAAACGAAGTCCGTTTGAGCGGGGATTCCACACTTCCCGCGAAAGGCTTCCCGAACTGGAGGTCCGAGGCGAGGCGACCAGAACGCGATTCTGCCGGTCGAATCACCGATTCGGGCGGCCAACGCGCGAACGATCGCCAGCCAGATCTTTGACCGCGCGCAGATTGCAAGAATTACTGCCGCTCACGCGCCGCCTAACTTCGAGATTTCGTCGCGTAGCTTGGCTGCCGCCTCGTAATCTTCCCTCGCCACGGCCCGTTTCATCTCGAGCCTCAACCGCGCCAGCAAGCTGTACTGACCAATGCCGGCTTCCCCGGGTCGATCCGCCAATTGATTACCTCGATCAACCGGCCGACTTTCCGAAGCGGCATCGAAGGAATTCGAGCCGCATCGTTCCGCTTCAAGTTGTTCACGGCGCTCGAGCATCGCCAGAGTGTGAAAATCCGGTCGAAGGGGAGACAATTCGATTGCCGCAACTTCCGCCATGTCTACCTCCCCGCGCCGATCGAGTAGCAGTTTCTTGTGCCGGTGGTAAGTCGCGCGGGATTCACCGCAAGCGACCTTGAATGCCCTTTCGCGCGCTGCTTCCGGCGCTGACAGTCGGTCGAATTCTCGATCCGCCATGAGCTTGGCGACCAGGATCAAACCGGGATCCGCCGCACTCTCCAGCGTTCGCAAAATCAAGCTTCGCCAATCAAGGCCCGATTCCTTGTGTTTGGCGGCGGTGACGTAGAACCGGAAGCTGGAATTCGTCATCAAATAGAGATGATTGTCGATGAAGTGGAAGATCTCCTCGTCGGCGAACCAACCTCCGCGACCGACTTCCCTGTGGATTTCGAGGGCGGTCGGACGGAATAAGATCAGCACGCCCCGATCATGCAGGGCGGTGATATTCCGATTCAGGCTGTTCCACTCGTTGGCGAGAATGCAGACGCGACTAATCGAATCGAAACTTGGAGGCGCGCCGTGGCCTGAACCTGTGGATGGGGAACGGGCGCTGCCCCATTCAACTCTCTTGAGCGGTTTGGTCTCGCACACGCATTTCAACATGGCGGTGTTGTCGCTCGATTTCAGCAGGCCATCCAAATCGTCTAACACAAGGGGGTCGCGCCGGAACTCATAAAGCTTCCGATAGAGGTCATACGGCGTGTGCTTTCCCTTGATCAGGCCCCATTTCCCGGCGCCGTGGACCTCCTGCATGGCGCGAACCACGGTTTCACTTTTGCCCAGTCCCCCGGCTCCGATAACGGTAAACAGGTCGTAAGATCCCAATGCAAACGCCCGGGCTAGGCTCCGGAATTCGCCGAACTCCGTGACAAGCAGTGCGTGTGGTGGATTCTTTTGCTTATCGCGCATATGCCCTTCCCGGAACTTGGCTCCGATTCTGTAGAGATCGCCGTTTCCGCGACTCCGTTTCTCGATGCT is a window from the Pirellulales bacterium genome containing:
- a CDS encoding UvrB/UvrC motif-containing protein, with amino-acid sequence MVRAMQEVHGAGKWGLIKGKHTPYDLYRKLYEFRRDPLVLDDLDGLLKSSDNTAMLKCVCETKPLKRVEWGSARSPSTGSGHGAPPSFDSISRVCILANEWNSLNRNITALHDRGVLILFRPTALEIHREVGRGGWFADEEIFHFIDNHLYLMTNSSFRFYVTAAKHKESGLDWRSLILRTLESAADPGLILVAKLMADREFDRLSAPEAARERAFKVACGESRATYHRHKKLLLDRRGEVDMAEVAAIELSPLRPDFHTLAMLERREQLEAERCGSNSFDAASESRPVDRGNQLADRPGEAGIGQYSLLARLRLEMKRAVAREDYEAAAKLRDEISKLGGA